The sequence GCTAACTTTGGTTCATTTACagctttttgtgtctttgttcattAATGATTACTGACTTTCAGATGAAGCAACTAAGAAGCAGCTTAGGCTTTAGAGCTGCATAAAAGAAGTACTCATATACATTTACACATCCCTCAAATTTGTACTTGAGTAAAAACACTTCTGTTTCAAACTCATGATCAAGTTTTACTCATTCCTTTCACTAATCCAACCATACACACCATCACCCTGTTGATATGAACCAATGCTGAGTGTTTGCCACAGGAGGTCGTCATTGAGCATGCGTGTGTCCGACCGGAGGCAGCATCAGTGTTAGCCTTAGCCGTGCAGTGAGTGAGCCGTCGGTGTCGGCAGCAGAGATGGCGTCCCTCCTGCAGCCAGATAGAGTTGTCTATCTGGTTCGTGGAGAGAAAAGGATCAGAGCTCCGTTATCTCAACTTTATTTTTGCCGCTACTGTAGTGAGTTACGATCTCTGGAATGTGTGTCTCACGAGGTAAGTTAATCCTCCTTCAGTATCTTCTGGTTATGACAAACGGGGTGTTAGCTTGAATTAGTTAGCAGCTACTTTGTTGTTAGTCGGTTTGCTAGTAGCTTTGACAGGTAGGCGGGCTTTGCTAACCCAACTCGCCTGCTGTATGGGTAATGCGCCTGCCAATCATGCTTTTTTCATTAGCTTTCTCCTCTCATTGGCTAGAGGAAATTGTTAACTTCCGCTAAGGTTAGCTTTGTACTGAACTGGCTAGCTAAATTTGGTATGGCTATTCTGTAAGGTAAAATAATTTATTCATGGATTGCTCTTATATTAAAGTATTAGCAATAGATCAAACACATTTATTAAACTTCAAATGCACCACAGTGTACGCCGTCagtgttaaaatacagtttggtaACGTGGCTCACAATCACGCTCACCACACCCAGAGTGAATGAGATGTTTATTCTGTGACAATcgtataaatataataatatgtgatgtttccATTATTTAGAGTTATAATAATGGAAATCTCTCAGCTTTTCTCGCAGAGGAATTAATCAATGAACCTCTTTCTCGTTGTATGAACTGTTCAATTAGCTAGTATTTCTTTTGCTAACTAGCTGGCTTGTTATTTACTATAATTTAACCAGTCTCCTGAGATAAATAAACCATCATAGCAGCTAGATAACTGCACTGTATTCAACAAATTGAATATGACAGATACATCCATACAAATGAAAGGCAAGTCTTAAAAAGCAGTGCACATACATTCAAGTAGATCgaagttgtttttttgtagtaTTATTAAATGCTAAAGGTACTAGAAATACAACAGTAGGAAAGACAGTGGAAATTAAATTGATGTGGGATCACAGTGTTTTACTGTTTAATTTAATCTCTAATTTTACTGTGCTGTCTTTAATCAGGTCGACTCCCACTATTGCCCGAGCTGCCTGGAGAACATGCCATCTGCAGAAGCTAAGTTGAAAAAGAACAGGTGGGCTCTGCAGATAGGTAGAGGAAGTTAGATATTAATACACTGGTCATTCCTGTGTTCCTATCCAATCACTGCTCTTACCTGTGACCTGTGTACACATCTGTTGTCTAGGTGTGCCAACTGCTTTGACTGCCCATGTTGCATGCACACCCTGTCCACTCGGGCCACCAACATCCCTGCTCCCCTGCCGGATGATCCTACTAAGACAGCCATGAAGAAGGCCTACTATCTAGCCTGTGGCTTCTGTCGCTGGACATCTAGAGATGTGGGAATGGCTGACAAATCAGTTGGTGGGTTTTGCTACATACACAAATAAGTATCACCAGATACAGCATTTCCAAATGTGAACTTCAGTAGCAGAAATGGCACCTTAAGTACCAAAGCAAATTGGTGCTTTACTTCCTGTTATTCATAGATGCATttgttcttatgttttttttgtgcattctgTTCTCTGCAGCTAGTGGTGGATGGCAAGAACCGGAGAATCCTCATACTCAGAGGGTAAGTTTTGCCCTGTAGCCTTCATGAGTTTCTCACATGTTTTCTTGTCACACATTAGTGTTATTTGTAGTGATATGAATAAATAAGCCTCTATGTAAAATTAGCTTGAGGCAAAAGCAATCTAAATAGCTGTGTAAAACCTCAAAATCAAGAaggcaaaaaatgtaaatgttgtcTTTTTCATAATTTTGTAAAGCACATTGGCACAAAAGTTGTAGACCTTTAATCACCATACCATTGGGAAAAGAAACTGTAATCATATTCATTGTTGcttaacattattacacagttcTACACAGAACATTCAGACATCTGAGACAACAAAATGCTGTTatagtttacagttttattttactGCCTTTACACTGTAGTTTGATCTTTTAGTAAGCAGTGCTACAAGAGGGAATTCCTCATTGAAGGGGAAAAATTCGCATTTATGACCAAACTTTGGATGAATCATTTTCCCCTGCAGATCAACAAGCTGATCGAGTATTACCAACAGCTGGCTCACCGAGAGAAGCAGGAGAGAGACAGGAAGAAGATGGCCAGGAGACGACAGTGCATGCCTCTGGCATTCTCGGTACTCTGCTCCCTCTGAGACTCACTTTGGCATTTCAAAAGCTCCACATCTTTTTCTTCTCTGACCTTTACAATAGGAGCATAATAATGTGGTGTGATTCGAAAGATGAACGCTTACAGGTGCATGCCAAAAGATACTTGTCATTTTCACAGATATCCCTTTATACTCTGACCCTAGTGGCCGTGAAACAAAGGCCATATCTAATACCTCTGTAATAGTATTAAAGTGGCGGTGATCCTAGGTAGATTTATGTTCCCTACATATCTATAATGTCACAAAGACTGTACCATTGATGGAACTGTCTGATAAGCATGCATTTTTGTTCCAATGTTTTGAATGTCTTTACTGTTTCTGAAAATGTTACAGAGAGTAGCATTTTCAAATAATTTACCTTCGGAAACCATAGAGCAAACTGGAATTAACAGATGTTGTTACCATTGTTATATGGATATGTTCATTTTCTTCCTTCagcttttttggctcttgaccttTTACATCCTCTGCATTTAGCTTCTACTGttaaaatcatacaaaaatgCAAATTACTGCATCAGGTCCTGTTGAGATTTAGCATTAATGCGTATCTTTGAGTGATCTCACAGAGCAGCTCTAATGCCAGACCACTTAAACCACATGTGGAGGGTCTGGACCACATATGTCCACATTCGACAGCAGCATGAATATGAAAGTACTTGCACATTTTTGTGCCAAATACCTCTTCAAGTATTTTAAAGACATCTGAATTTCAAGTCAATGGAGATGGAGATTAGTGTTTGATAAGTGTAGTGCAGGTTCAGTGCACTGGAATAACTTTCTGTAGGTTTTATTCCAAGTGAGGATAAGAGCTTGTTTAATCCTGCtgaatttcataaaaaaaaaaaacttcaatagtAAAGCATATGTCATGGAAGAGAACAAGTAATGTGAATTACATGTACTGTTAAACAGAGTAAAGATTCTTTAACCGCTTTTTTCAAACATCTTGGTTCTGTTTTGGATACTTACATTATTTTGCACACAGAAACAAAATTGTTTCATTTTCAGGGGAGCTAGTAATTTTATTCTTAAATAATATTTAGGGTATGTTGATTGGTAATATTTATTCATACTTTGAGTAAGAACACATTCCACGTGAAAAGATGTTCATAGTCTTAGAGTGACACAGTGATTTAAAATACATTCTATCTTCCTAGCGTAGATAGCTTTCTTTCTGACCCCTTTCTTCATTTCTGATGCATTTTCAAAGAGGCAATGTAAACCCAGTCTGTTGTATTTACCACTTATGGTGTTTCTATAATGTTTTGCAGCAATGAAAGTTTGCTTAGAGACATTTCCAGCGATAGATTAACTATTTTTTTTGTGCATAGACTGAGATACAATTACATGTGGTCCCTTGTGGACATGGATTATAATGCAAGATATGAACAGATGCACTTAGAGCTGCCCATATATGATCAGATCACTGTAAACATGTGTTAATGCCATGTTTTCATCACAGTCTAAGTAACTTTCCATCACTGATGCGTTTCTGTTGCTGTTGCATTGCATGAATTGCCACTAATGTTTGCTTATCTGCTTTGGTTTCATCTGGTTCTTTGTTCTCTCTTTTCTTTGCTTATGCACTCTGATATTTTGGTTTTTACTCTCCCAGCAACACACTATTCATGTGGTGGTGAGTTGTATTTTTCACAACTTGGGTAGTCTAACTTAAACAGTAGCTGTGTCTTCTCTGTTCCTGTCTAATCTGTTACTGAATGGCCTCACAGATCACATGAATGTTTTCTTGGGTAAATGAGACTTAAGTACATGCACAATAGGAGCTTTTATGATGGTCAGAAGGAGAGAAGAAATCAACTCTCAAAGCCTGTGAAACCagatcaaaacatttttttctgactAATTAAGTCCCAAATTGTCAGTCTGTTAGAGTTGATCCTCTCCTGCTGTCCTGACCAGAAAAGCTCCTGTTTTTGTCTCTTACCACAAGAGAGATGAAGTAGCTTTTTGTTTGTCTTcttgttcatgtaaatgtcaagtACCATCTATTTCCTTTGCTGTCTTTAGATGTTATCATGAATTCATTTTTGTGGCTGTAGAATAGTCGATAGAAGACCAGCAGTACATTCCCTGATTCTACATGTTGGGCTGAGTTGTGACCGTGTCTTTTCCCATTCATGCAGGAAAAGTATGGCCTTGGAACCAGGCTGCAGAGGCAGAGGCCCGGAGCTCCCATATCAAGCCTGGCTGGCCTTTCGTGAGTGCTCTCGAGTCTTTACCTGAGAATTGCCATTGCTTTTAACTTCTCACATGGAACATTTAGTTTCCTGTCGTAAAAACATATGTAAATTTAAAGGGCAATTACACTAGTTTTGTATGTCTCAGTCCAGTAATTACACATTTTGTATGCAGTGCATGTGTAAAGTACATGCATAGATACGTTTTATTGGTGACACAGATTAGATTGATTTCTTACCTTCCAGCAGCCATTGGTCTCATTAATTTTAGTGTGCCATAAAAATCAATTTGCAGATCCTTGAAATCTGGATAGAGATATAAAAGTAATCAATCACAGTTCTTCACCCTCACTTTTTAATAAAGTTAGGTCATCATGTAATGCACTTGTGAGCAGAGACTATTATTAAAGTCTTCTACAGGGAGTGTTCAAGGACCCTGCCTGGAATCTGAAAATGTATAATTGGCTGCCAAGGAGCACTATATTGACAAAGTATCCTGTCAAAGAAATCATCTTTCCAAGAGACAAGTGTAAAGTAGGCAAGGGCATCATGAAAAGAATAATGTGAATTTGGTTGTTTCTAGTCTAATAGGGTCACTATGAAGTAATCATGTCATGTTTGAATGAAGTGAAATAAATGAGTCTGAGGAAATTTGAGCTTTCAGCTTTTAGAATATCAGATTGGTTTTATTGGTGTTGTTGGTGTAAACACTGGCAAATTACATTACATTCACTCCGAAATGTATAAGTGAgtggaatcagaatcatttatTCATCCTATGggaaaattattgggtgttacagttgctccattcaagtatgaTAAAAAGTAGCAGCAAAGAAATTATGAATATGACAAAAAGATTAAAATATAttcatataaagctctaaatatacaaacatttaCACAATTTGTACGTTATTTACTAGACAATATAGTCAATATAGTAGTAGCCTTCCCCCTACCATCCCGTCTGCCCTCATCCTATTTCTttcctcctgccccccccccactccccaccGAAtacattgaaaaagttccaccacgtgtactgtgtttataatgtatgatgtcttatgtatgtgcttgcattatcctcTCTGTTTTTTAACTGTAATCTTCGAAGAAGGGGGTCTGTGGCGGCGCACTAGGTTGCAGCAGCTCGATGCCCTACATCGATCTTAATTTTGTTTGATGTACtatacattgtactgtgctgtcaaatgacaataaaaagctattctgattctgatattatcaatatgatgattaaagaaatatacagaaatagGTTTGGTATAAtactgttgtgtgtaattattattattattattattattatgtggttATAAATTGGAGTTAAACAGTGTGACGGTCACATGCAAGGATGATTTCCTGTGTGAttcagtggtgcatttgggtggaatcagtctcTCACTGAGCTGCTCCTGGGACTGACCAGCACCTCATGGAGTGGGTGAGTGGAATTAATGGGTGTATTTGTATGGTCACTAGTCTTAAAGAAGGTGAGGACCAGAAGGAGATCACCATCGAACCCGCCCAGGCGCTGGATGAAGTGGAGCCCCTGCCTGAGGACTGTTACACCGGGCCCATCTGTTTACCTGAGGGTGAGTTCACAGCTCCAGAATCAGCCAGCACcgatcattttttttctgtccgGGACTGACTCAAACCCAACTCCTTCACAGTGACAACTCTGCGGCAGCGTCTTCTGCAGCCAGACTTCCAGCCTGCCGGGGCGTCTCAGCTCCACCCCCGCCACAAACACCTCCTGATGAAGCGCTCGCTGCGTTGCAGGGTCAGTTCCATCACACGTCTTACACTCCTACCTGCATTAACGGAAACCCACTAATTCTGTCAACCACATTTAgatgataatgattttttttaatttcctcctCTAGAAATGTGAGCACAACTTGAGCAAACCAGAGTTCAATCCAACTTCAATCAAGTTTAAAATTCAGCTGGTGGCTGTGTGAGTATTCACAT is a genomic window of Sphaeramia orbicularis chromosome 10, fSphaOr1.1, whole genome shotgun sequence containing:
- the dctn4 gene encoding dynactin subunit 4 isoform X1, whose translation is MASLLQPDRVVYLVRGEKRIRAPLSQLYFCRYCSELRSLECVSHEVDSHYCPSCLENMPSAEAKLKKNRCANCFDCPCCMHTLSTRATNIPAPLPDDPTKTAMKKAYYLACGFCRWTSRDVGMADKSVASGGWQEPENPHTQRINKLIEYYQQLAHREKQERDRKKMARRRQCMPLAFSQHTIHVVEKYGLGTRLQRQRPGAPISSLAGLSLKEGEDQKEITIEPAQALDEVEPLPEDCYTGPICLPEVTTLRQRLLQPDFQPAGASQLHPRHKHLLMKRSLRCRKCEHNLSKPEFNPTSIKFKIQLVAVSYIPEVRIMSIPNLRYMKESQVLLTLTNPVENLTHVTLVACEEEDPDDINSTAKVIVPSKELVLAGKDAAAEYDELAEPQDFQDDPDVVAFRKSNKIGFFIKVIPQKEEDVDVTVSFKIRHDFRNLAAPIRPSEEGADTTAEPIWLTHHVELRLGPLAP
- the dctn4 gene encoding dynactin subunit 4 isoform X2, yielding MASLLQPDRVVYLVRGEKRIRAPLSQLYFCRYCSELRSLECVSHEVDSHYCPSCLENMPSAEAKLKKNRCANCFDCPCCMHTLSTRATNIPAPLPDDPTKTAMKKAYYLACGFCRWTSRDVGMADKSVASGGWQEPENPHTQRINKLIEYYQQLAHREKQERDRKKMARRRQCMPLAFSEKYGLGTRLQRQRPGAPISSLAGLSLKEGEDQKEITIEPAQALDEVEPLPEDCYTGPICLPEVTTLRQRLLQPDFQPAGASQLHPRHKHLLMKRSLRCRKCEHNLSKPEFNPTSIKFKIQLVAVSYIPEVRIMSIPNLRYMKESQVLLTLTNPVENLTHVTLVACEEEDPDDINSTAKVIVPSKELVLAGKDAAAEYDELAEPQDFQDDPDVVAFRKSNKIGFFIKVIPQKEEDVDVTVSFKIRHDFRNLAAPIRPSEEGADTTAEPIWLTHHVELRLGPLAP